A single region of the Kineosporiaceae bacterium SCSIO 59966 genome encodes:
- a CDS encoding heavy-metal-associated domain-containing protein: MTAVPTTPTHTVLRAEGFSCPSCVATIEKRLLRLDGVSAATVRFASGRIEVDHDPQRVPVGDLVAEVADAGYRAVPAAF; this comes from the coding sequence ATGACCGCAGTACCCACCACCCCGACCCACACCGTCCTGCGCGCGGAGGGCTTCTCCTGCCCCTCCTGCGTGGCGACGATCGAGAAGCGGCTGCTGCGCCTCGACGGCGTGAGCGCGGCGACCGTCCGGTTCGCCTCCGGGCGGATCGAGGTCGACCACGACCCGCAGCGGGTCCCCGTCGGCGACCTCGTCGCCGAGGTCGCCGACGCCGGCTACCGCGCCGTGCCCGCCGCGTTCTGA